A region from the Nematostella vectensis chromosome 13, jaNemVect1.1, whole genome shotgun sequence genome encodes:
- the LOC5513829 gene encoding E3 ubiquitin-protein ligase NRDP1, with protein MGYDIERFVGAVNEGLLCCICRDVLEEPLMAPCEHSYCSACVLGWLTHYNTCPEDRQSLWPSDLKPIFRYMKNDLDSLKIHCDHQSKGCKSVVRLGSLARHLKEECDFVAVACPNTGCNESLNRCDLDTHLIICDFQTAKCTRGCGLQVNMNELAQHNCINELRGSMEKQKSDFQTELRDMKRDMEDKLDAQRVEMVYKESTLQNQIEELKVQVSELVRETRLLKARETQRWSLSKAEQAEYRDIMEWLKGLKYQDDITEKYCGTCNKRFLHIRKEPLTSLREQMQTSHSCYNEENAFLTSLRSARQKPGSQCTNLASNYSSAQGLISLALSNESSMDRASIENWRRATDLASTSSPFSILSRDGPGRQSGTASSPK; from the exons ATGGGATATGACATCGAGCGCTTCGTTGGGGCAGTAAACGAAGGACTTTTATGCTGTATCTGCCGAGATGTCCTGGAAGAGCCCTTAATGGCGCCGTGCGAGCATTCTTATTGCTCCGCTTGCGTTCTCGGCTGGCTAACACACTACAACACTTGCCCGGAAGATAGGCAGAGTCTCTGGCCGAGCGATCTAAAACCCATCTTTCGTTACATGAAAAACGACCTGGACAGCCTAAAAATTCACTGCGATCATCAAAGTAAAGGCTGCAAGTCGGTAGTAAGGCTGGGGAGTCTGGCGAGGCATCTAAAAGAGGAGTGCGATTTTGTGGCTGTCGCATGCCCTAATACAGGATGCAATGAGAGTTTGAATCGGTGCGACTTAGACACGCATCTTATAATCTGCGACTTTCAGACAGCCAAGTGTACGCGAGGTTGTGGCCTCCAGGTGAACATGAATGAACTCGCGCAGCACAACTGTATTAACGAGTTACGCGGGTCTATGGAGAAACAGAAAAGTGATTTTCAAACGGAGTTGCGTGACATGAAGAGAGATATGGAAGATAAGTTGGACGCGCAACGAGTTGAGATGGTTTATAAG GAATCTACCCTACAGAATCAGATCGAGGAGTTGAAAGTACAAGTATCGGAGCTAGTCCGAGAGACGAGACTTTTGAAGGCTAGAGAGACCCAGAGATGGAGCTTGTCAAAGGCGGAGCAAGCTGAGTACCGAGACATCATGGAGTGGCTCAAGGGGCTCAAGTACCAAGACGATATAACAGAGAAATACTGTGGCACATGCAACAAGCGCTTCCTTCACATTAGGAAGGAGCCGCTGACAAGCTTACGAGAGCAG ATGCAGACAAGCCATTCTTGCTACAACGAGGAAAACGCCTTCCTTACGAGCCTGCGCTCAGCCAGACAAAAACCCGGAAGCCAGTGTACAAATCTGGCGTCAAATTACTCTAGTGCCCAGGGCCTCATTAGCCTCGCGCTGTCAAACGAGTCGAGCATGGATAGAGCGTCAATAGAGAACTGGAGACGAGCAACGGATCTCGCTAGTACCAGCTCCCCGTTCTCTATTCTCAGCCGAGATGGACCGGGACGGCAGAGTGGTACAGCAAGTTCTCCTAAGTGA
- the LOC5513830 gene encoding green-sensitive opsin-1 → MFNASNDSDNIYSRFGGKSGYVMYYMTMLVILIAGISGNGITIVICRRPEHRKKEITPLLINLAVADLIIVTFGYSLTFTSNIRGAYLVEGDPLCYWSAIVNGTVGIGSIGTMVVVNILIYKSTRRNIMFKLSPRTMAVAFVGIWTYSACVVFPPLFGWNRIVPGTTHTSCEPDWSNQTSLGLSYNIYMMVFGFFLPLICISFTFYRIRKCLAAPTVLQNTFKKRAHVELVRMMTGVVTAFTLSWSPYAIVCLKSMVVGKQKLAPFTSEVTALMAKASAVYNPIVYVVLSKRFRSSLVSLVVSVAEGLLGKNRIRPLRIQVAPSASSNKT, encoded by the exons ATGTTTAATGCCTCGAACGACAGCGACAATATCTACAGccgttttggcgggaaaagcGGATATGTGATGTACTACATGACTATGTTGGTCATCCTGATCGCTGGGATTTCTGGGAATGGGATAACGATTGTCATTTGTCGACGTCCTGAACACCGGAAGAAGGAAATTACACCTCTGCTCATAAACCTCGCGGTCGCTGATCTTATCATTGTGACTTTTGGGTACAG CCTCACTTTCACGTCCAACATTCGGGGCGCTTATCTCGTGGAGGGAGACCCGCTGTGCTATTGGAGCGCTATCGTGAATGGAACAGTTGGTATTGGCTCAATCGGTACCATGGTAGTTGTGAACATTCTCATCTACAAAAGCACTCGGAGGAACATCATGTTTAAGCTTTCTCCACGCACCATGGCAGTGGCG TTCGTTGGTATATGGACCTACTCAGCATGCGTAGTGTTCCCACCCCTGTTCGGGTGGAATAGAATCGTACCAGGAACAACACACACAAGCTGTGAGCCTGACTGGTCAAACCAGACTTCCCTTGGTCTATCCTATAACATCTACATGATGGTCTTTGGCTTCTTTCTACCACTGATATGTATCTCCTTCACATTCTACCGGATACGCAA ATGCCTAGCGGCCCCAACCGTCTTACAAAACACCTTTAAGAAACGCGCGCACGTGGAGCTAGTGCGTATGATGACTGGAGTAGTGACCGCTTTCACCCTGAGCTGGTCACCGTACGCCATAGTCTGCCTGAAATCTATGGTGGTGGGAAAGCAGAAGCTAGCTCCCTTCACGTCCGAAGTGACCGCCCTTATGGCCAAGGCCTCCGCCGTCTATAACCCAATAGTCTACGTAGTTTTGAGTAAAAGATTCAGGAGCTCACTTGTTAGTCTTGTAGTATCCGTAGCTGAGGGTTTGCTCGGTAAAAACAGGATTAGGCCTTTGAGAATACAAGTAGCGCCATCCGCTAGCAGTAATAAGACTTGA